Proteins encoded by one window of Paenibacillus sp. DCT19:
- a CDS encoding extracellular solute-binding protein yields the protein MSPKVRMSRLSGLVVIGAMSAGLLAGCGGEKSPAATGDGKFPISISLMQVGDVPAKENGIEQKIEEYTGTDVNVQWIPQSAFDDKVNVMVASGEMPTIMRVNYVPTTFNAAKTGLFWELGPYLKDYKNLSAQSEAYFENIKIEGKIYGIPNFRDIGRTAIVYRKDWFDKLNLEVPKTLDDWYNVMHSMRKDDPDGNGKEDTYGALLFKRYNEGVSSPLTRIAVSIGGVNKWGVDDSGKLTPEFLTPEYVDTMKLFKKLFSEGLINSDFPALDPSDADKKMDSGLIGMKLNGVAQNGKSSQQRLTPNAPDGEIDVAPFQGLDGIRIAGEPGNYGMLVIPKAAVPDEEQLKKVLTFLDQLMDEELSTLQLRGLKDVHYTETADGKTELKDFDAYQREVKPYRDNLLSVEGYNVAELVDVPIGMKGTKMARENEQYAIPNPALTLSSAIYTERGQELDQMIWDAQTKYIMGKLDDAGWEQEVANWKKSGGDQLISEFEASYKELNGK from the coding sequence ATGAGCCCAAAAGTACGGATGTCTCGTTTAAGCGGATTGGTTGTCATCGGTGCAATGTCCGCAGGACTGCTCGCAGGATGTGGGGGAGAGAAATCACCTGCTGCGACAGGGGATGGCAAGTTTCCCATTTCCATCTCTTTGATGCAGGTAGGCGATGTACCTGCGAAGGAGAACGGGATTGAGCAAAAGATTGAGGAATATACGGGTACCGATGTGAATGTGCAATGGATTCCGCAGTCTGCTTTTGATGATAAAGTGAATGTCATGGTTGCTTCAGGCGAGATGCCTACCATTATGCGGGTGAACTATGTACCGACAACGTTTAATGCAGCCAAAACAGGGTTGTTCTGGGAACTTGGTCCTTACCTGAAGGATTACAAAAACCTGTCTGCCCAATCCGAGGCGTATTTTGAGAATATCAAAATAGAAGGCAAAATCTACGGTATCCCCAATTTCCGCGACATCGGCCGTACCGCGATTGTGTATCGTAAGGACTGGTTCGACAAGTTGAACTTGGAAGTACCCAAAACATTGGATGACTGGTACAACGTGATGCATTCCATGCGCAAGGATGATCCTGATGGAAATGGCAAAGAGGACACCTATGGTGCGTTACTGTTCAAACGGTACAATGAAGGCGTATCTTCCCCACTTACACGTATTGCAGTGAGCATTGGAGGCGTAAATAAATGGGGCGTGGATGACTCGGGCAAATTGACACCAGAATTCCTGACTCCGGAATATGTGGACACGATGAAGCTGTTCAAGAAGCTGTTTAGCGAGGGACTCATTAACAGTGATTTCCCAGCGCTTGATCCATCCGATGCGGACAAAAAGATGGATTCTGGGCTCATCGGTATGAAGCTGAACGGGGTAGCCCAGAACGGCAAGTCATCCCAGCAACGTCTTACACCTAATGCACCGGATGGAGAGATCGATGTAGCTCCATTCCAAGGATTAGATGGTATTCGCATCGCTGGGGAGCCAGGCAACTATGGTATGCTCGTTATTCCGAAAGCGGCCGTACCTGATGAAGAGCAATTGAAGAAGGTGCTCACTTTCCTTGATCAGCTCATGGATGAAGAGCTTAGTACGTTACAATTGCGCGGTTTGAAGGATGTACACTATACCGAGACTGCTGATGGTAAAACGGAGCTGAAGGATTTTGATGCATATCAACGGGAAGTGAAGCCTTACCGTGATAATCTGCTAAGTGTTGAAGGCTACAATGTAGCAGAACTGGTAGACGTACCAATTGGTATGAAAGGTACGAAGATGGCACGTGAGAATGAGCAATATGCGATTCCGAACCCTGCACTGACTCTCTCATCAGCGATCTATACGGAGAGAGGTCAAGAGTTAGATCAGATGATCTGGGATGCTCAGACCAAGTACATCATGGGCAAACTAGATGATGCGGGTTGGGAGCAGGAAGTGGCAAACTGGAAAAAGTCCGGTGGTGACCAACTGATCTCCGAGTTTGAGGCATCGTATAAAGAATTGAACGGTAAGTAG
- a CDS encoding glycoside hydrolase family 105 protein encodes MKETLQFTPVRMAEQFMESYRSHDLYSTWHYENGCILKALEELYTHTGEQKYFDYIQELMDHFVQEDGTIRNYNVEEYNLDQINQGKSLFLLLDKTGKEKYRQAADLLMVQLKGQPRTSEGGFWHKKIYPFQMWLDGLYMATPYLTQYGAVTGQDKWFDKAALQLLLVEQRTRDPRSGLLYHAWDESKEQRWSSGETGCSPHVWSRAVGWYVMAVVDTLDYLPVDHEQRGQIVGIFERLANALVHVQDQQTGLWPHLLDQPGRERNYLEASGSSMFVYALAKGVRKGYLSGKFKAIAEKGYQGLLQHLLQTDREGVLSLTQCNGGAGLGGSPYRDGSYEYYVTESIRINDPKSVAPFILAGVEMELATR; translated from the coding sequence ATGAAGGAAACGTTACAATTTACGCCAGTACGTATGGCTGAACAGTTCATGGAAAGTTATCGTAGCCATGACTTGTACTCCACCTGGCACTATGAGAATGGTTGTATATTGAAAGCCTTAGAAGAGCTGTATACCCATACGGGAGAACAAAAGTATTTCGACTATATTCAGGAACTGATGGATCATTTCGTGCAGGAAGATGGTACGATTCGAAACTACAATGTTGAGGAATATAATCTGGATCAGATTAATCAAGGAAAATCGTTATTTCTACTCTTGGACAAAACAGGAAAGGAGAAGTATCGTCAAGCGGCAGATCTGCTCATGGTACAGCTGAAAGGCCAGCCGCGTACAAGCGAAGGTGGGTTCTGGCACAAAAAGATATACCCTTTTCAAATGTGGCTAGACGGGTTGTACATGGCGACCCCTTACCTGACGCAATATGGTGCCGTCACAGGTCAAGACAAGTGGTTCGACAAGGCAGCACTACAGCTGCTGTTGGTAGAGCAGCGTACGCGTGATCCGCGGAGTGGTCTGTTATACCACGCTTGGGATGAGAGTAAGGAGCAACGCTGGAGCTCCGGGGAGACAGGTTGTTCTCCCCATGTCTGGAGCAGAGCTGTCGGTTGGTATGTCATGGCTGTGGTAGACACATTGGATTACCTGCCAGTTGATCATGAACAGCGTGGACAGATTGTAGGTATCTTTGAACGACTGGCTAATGCGCTTGTACATGTTCAGGATCAACAGACCGGATTATGGCCGCATCTTCTGGATCAACCAGGCCGTGAGCGTAATTACTTGGAAGCATCGGGGAGTTCAATGTTTGTGTATGCCTTAGCTAAAGGTGTACGCAAAGGTTATCTGAGTGGTAAATTCAAGGCGATTGCGGAAAAGGGATATCAGGGTCTGTTACAGCATTTGCTGCAGACAGATCGAGAAGGCGTGCTCTCCTTAACGCAATGTAATGGTGGAGCTGGTCTTGGCGGAAGTCCTTATCGTGACGGTTCATATGAGTACTATGTAACAGAATCCATTCGCATTAATGATCCGAAATCGGTCGCTCCGTTTATTCTTGCAGGAGTGGAGATGGAACTAGCTACACGCTAG
- the pulA gene encoding type I pullulanase: MIEQQEHEDQRFDENVNDTYEGDDLGVTVQPGSCSFKVWTPKAAEVHLLLYPPSTDGSPEEYSERSGQSKPNEIPMHKQAQGIWHAEISGDWYGYRYMIQVTFGDGRREIAVDPYARAVTMNGEMGVIVRLEHTDPKGWKEDVRPELASPVDAVLYELHVRDFSIHPSSGMKYRGKYLAFTETGLLDQEGNSIGIDHLAELGITHVHLLPVFDFATVDEAQVDTSNSDRSNYNWGYDPLHYNVPEGSYATRADEPETRIREFKSMVMALHQKGIGVIMDVVYNHTFDTARSSFEKLYPGYYYRQLQDGTYSNGSGTGNEVATERHMVRKFIMDSVRYWAEEYHVDGFRFDLMGLIDTATMKSLAADLHEKVSPSILLYGEPWGALESPLGDDMTLKGDQRDSGFAVFNDNFRGAIKGDSDGAGTGFATGAEGAEENVWVGVRGAITDFTATPTETINYVTAHDNLNLWDKVAYTQELEDALGFISYDEDGNVKGCDNVQQAVQQASPYKQIEAGHVLENETVRRCLLANGIVLTSQGVPFLAAGDELLRTKFGDANSHESGDVVNAIRWEYKKQFKPVFEYYQGLIRLRREHPVFRLRTREEIEQNIRLLEQGNGVLAYELLGTASGDSWKRVIVAYNAAKQTRTLSIPSAEWHVVVEQGRAGTDTIRTMMGGELSVPAISMTVMYCS, from the coding sequence ATGATTGAGCAACAAGAACACGAGGATCAACGGTTTGATGAGAATGTAAATGATACATATGAGGGAGACGATCTAGGCGTTACGGTGCAACCAGGGTCATGTAGCTTCAAAGTATGGACACCGAAGGCTGCTGAGGTTCATCTGCTGTTATATCCCCCATCTACAGATGGGAGTCCTGAGGAATACTCCGAGCGCTCGGGACAATCCAAACCCAATGAAATTCCCATGCATAAACAAGCTCAAGGCATCTGGCACGCCGAGATCAGTGGAGATTGGTATGGTTACCGTTATATGATTCAGGTTACCTTTGGTGACGGACGACGCGAGATTGCCGTAGATCCTTATGCCAGGGCTGTCACCATGAATGGAGAAATGGGGGTGATCGTCAGACTGGAGCATACAGACCCCAAGGGATGGAAAGAAGATGTTCGGCCAGAACTTGCGAGCCCGGTGGATGCGGTGCTGTATGAGCTACATGTACGAGATTTCTCAATCCACCCTTCATCTGGAATGAAATATAGAGGTAAATATCTTGCTTTTACCGAGACGGGTTTACTTGATCAGGAAGGTAATTCCATCGGTATTGATCACTTGGCTGAGCTTGGCATTACGCATGTGCATCTGCTCCCCGTATTTGATTTTGCCACAGTAGATGAAGCTCAGGTGGATACATCCAATTCCGATCGATCTAATTATAATTGGGGATATGATCCTCTCCACTACAATGTGCCAGAAGGCTCTTATGCAACACGCGCGGATGAACCAGAGACTCGAATTCGAGAATTCAAATCGATGGTGATGGCTCTGCATCAAAAGGGGATCGGCGTCATTATGGATGTGGTCTACAACCATACCTTCGACACTGCGAGAAGTTCGTTTGAGAAGCTCTATCCAGGATACTACTACCGTCAATTGCAGGATGGTACATACAGTAATGGATCGGGAACAGGCAATGAAGTAGCGACAGAGCGTCATATGGTGCGTAAATTCATTATGGATTCTGTGCGATACTGGGCAGAGGAATACCATGTGGACGGGTTTCGGTTTGACCTGATGGGGCTCATTGATACAGCAACGATGAAAAGTCTGGCAGCAGACCTACATGAGAAGGTTTCACCATCCATCCTGTTATATGGAGAACCTTGGGGTGCACTTGAATCGCCTCTCGGAGACGATATGACGCTTAAGGGCGACCAACGTGATTCTGGATTTGCTGTCTTTAATGATAATTTTCGCGGAGCTATCAAGGGGGATAGTGATGGTGCCGGAACAGGGTTTGCAACCGGTGCAGAAGGAGCGGAGGAGAACGTGTGGGTAGGAGTGAGGGGGGCTATTACCGATTTTACCGCAACTCCTACAGAAACGATTAATTATGTTACCGCGCATGACAATCTTAATTTGTGGGACAAGGTTGCCTATACGCAAGAACTGGAGGATGCACTCGGTTTTATCAGCTATGATGAGGACGGTAATGTCAAAGGATGCGACAATGTACAGCAAGCGGTACAACAAGCAAGCCCGTATAAGCAGATCGAGGCTGGACATGTTCTAGAGAATGAAACGGTACGGCGATGTCTGCTTGCCAATGGCATTGTATTGACCTCTCAAGGTGTACCCTTTCTGGCCGCTGGTGATGAATTGCTGCGTACCAAGTTTGGTGACGCTAATAGCCACGAGAGCGGGGATGTAGTTAATGCTATCCGTTGGGAGTACAAAAAGCAGTTCAAGCCAGTATTTGAATACTATCAAGGTTTGATTCGTCTGCGGCGCGAACATCCCGTTTTTCGGCTTCGTACCCGCGAGGAGATTGAGCAGAATATACGATTGCTTGAACAAGGAAACGGTGTCCTGGCATATGAGCTACTCGGAACAGCATCAGGCGATTCGTGGAAGAGAGTCATCGTTGCCTATAACGCTGCCAAACAAACGCGAACATTGTCCATTCCCTCAGCAGAGTGGCATGTGGTCGTGGAGCAAGGACGAGCAGGTACGGATACGATTCGTACAATGATGGGCGGAGAACTCAGCGTTCCGGCAATTTCAATGACGGTCATGTATTGCTCATAA
- a CDS encoding 50S ribosomal protein L25, whose protein sequence is MKSNGKMAQLTATPRTEKKGAALRLLRQGGRVPAVVYGPGQDGTSIHVDEKEMLKVARTGRSEMFNLNVEGGKTVPVLIKDQQERNGRLLHVDFLQISKNKPISVSVSLDFQGTAAGSKAGGVFQTQETQLEVEGLPADLPTSIEVDVSGLEIGDRLTAADIKLDKGLTLITSPDSIIASVMPPQAVEEEPTASADEAEPASEEEKSTEE, encoded by the coding sequence ATGAAATCCAACGGAAAAATGGCTCAACTTACGGCAACCCCAAGAACTGAAAAGAAAGGTGCAGCCTTGCGCCTGCTGAGACAGGGCGGTCGAGTTCCGGCTGTCGTGTATGGACCAGGACAAGATGGCACCTCAATACATGTAGATGAAAAAGAAATGCTGAAGGTAGCGCGTACAGGACGCTCCGAAATGTTCAACCTCAATGTCGAGGGTGGCAAAACAGTTCCAGTGTTGATCAAGGATCAACAGGAACGTAACGGACGCTTGTTGCATGTAGACTTTCTGCAGATTTCTAAGAATAAACCAATCAGCGTAAGTGTATCTCTTGATTTCCAAGGTACAGCGGCTGGCTCAAAGGCAGGCGGCGTATTCCAGACACAGGAAACTCAGTTGGAGGTTGAAGGCTTGCCAGCTGACTTGCCTACTTCTATCGAGGTAGATGTAAGTGGACTGGAGATCGGTGATCGTCTAACAGCTGCCGATATCAAACTAGATAAGGGCTTGACGCTAATTACGTCACCTGATTCTATTATCGCTTCCGTGATGCCGCCACAAGCGGTTGAGGAAGAGCCTACGGCTTCTGCAGATGAAGCAGAACCAGCGTCTGAGGAAGAGAAGTCTACTGAAGAATAA
- a CDS encoding YafY family protein, whose amino-acid sequence MTEKLIRLLRILQAIQANPGITAKELAVKCNTTVRTIYRDLRILDRVAPITNEGYGKGYRFIGGFSMYPLDFTEKEAMVFSMLPSVVDTSKLPIEFDSAFDKVMSAHSRANAKSSEIVENIAGIIRMGTPAYREEGKDPNLLIPIIEAILHQQTIRTQYHTLTNNEITIRDIDPYYLIPRDQRFYLIGYCHLLQKVRLFRISRFLDVVRINNHFDKSDFNITQYMKNTWSIDRGDEHIHFKVRFSDKVAPYIKEEEMFVRPRMTDMPDGGLLFEVTLNSSREFLKWLYQFGPQAEVLEPREFRKEIRNQLNQWLELYDREA is encoded by the coding sequence ATGACAGAGAAATTAATTCGTCTGCTACGTATACTTCAGGCTATACAAGCAAATCCCGGTATTACAGCCAAAGAATTGGCTGTAAAATGTAATACAACGGTACGCACGATATATCGTGACCTACGGATTTTGGACAGGGTTGCCCCTATAACAAATGAAGGTTATGGCAAAGGTTACCGTTTTATTGGGGGATTTTCCATGTATCCTCTTGATTTTACGGAAAAGGAAGCGATGGTTTTCTCCATGCTTCCATCTGTCGTGGATACCTCTAAGCTGCCTATTGAATTCGATTCTGCGTTTGATAAAGTGATGTCCGCTCATTCCAGAGCAAATGCCAAAAGCAGTGAAATTGTGGAAAATATTGCAGGTATTATTCGTATGGGCACTCCTGCCTATCGGGAAGAAGGTAAAGATCCCAATTTGTTAATTCCGATTATTGAAGCTATTCTTCATCAACAAACGATTCGAACGCAGTACCATACACTGACGAATAATGAAATCACAATTCGGGACATTGACCCCTATTATCTTATACCGCGTGATCAACGCTTTTATCTAATTGGTTATTGTCATTTGCTGCAAAAGGTGCGTTTATTTCGAATCAGTCGATTTCTTGACGTAGTTCGAATCAACAATCATTTTGACAAAAGTGATTTCAACATAACGCAGTACATGAAGAATACATGGTCTATCGACCGTGGGGACGAACATATCCATTTTAAAGTTAGATTTTCGGATAAAGTAGCCCCTTACATAAAGGAAGAGGAGATGTTTGTTCGTCCACGTATGACAGATATGCCTGACGGTGGGTTGTTATTCGAAGTGACGTTGAACAGCAGTCGTGAATTTCTGAAGTGGCTGTATCAATTCGGGCCTCAAGCCGAGGTGTTAGAACCCCGTGAATTCCGAAAGGAAATTCGTAATCAATTAAATCAATGGTTGGAGCTTTATGATAGGGAAGCGTAA
- the pulA gene encoding type I pullulanase: MPEWTSFRYDGNDLGLTYTRAASFLKLWAPTVQQVSLLLFEDAGIYDAKGKVTEHTDGQEYLMAREADGIWSLSLEGNWAGYYYMYQVTHADERIEVVADPYARAVSANGQRTAIIDLEDTHPMDWEQDVKPTFLHPVDAVIYELHVRDFSSDPHANIPYKGKYLAFTASGLTDNAGNSIGVDHLAELGVTHVHLLPIADYQTVNELLTSEVTPGARVPYNWGYDPQHYNVPEGSYATDPHDPAVRIREFKSLVQSLHRQGIRVVLDVVYNHTYSVEEGPFERIVPGYFYRHHGDGTLSNGSGVGNELATERPMVRKYIVDSLLYWAEEYHIDGFRFDLMGLIDTETMNELTRELREHIDPSMLIYGEPWTGGDSPLERKTLKGTQRGQGFAVFNDHFRSAIKGDSDAAGTGFATGAAGKEYDLITGVAGALDDFTSSPIETVNYVTAHDNLNLWDKIATTMNLRHELGFPTWKDGQPVEGGSAESAVKAAAPYRYIDENHVLDHEMVRRSLLASGILLTSQGIPFLHAGDEMLRSKAGDQNSYRSGDAVNTITWANKVRFRPVFDYYRGLIHLRRTHPAFRMIEAQQVRNHLRIMRAEGHVVVFMLHDGANQDTWNQIIVIYNGSANQQQVHLPEGNWHVVVDDQHAGTEPITTVNTTVSVERWSLMVLYDTERACVAEPAVIEINSPRQVYSPGETAELRAIVRDLLGNVVENTAVRWTSSNPDVMRIQPDGAIQAVQTGEVSITVHSGELTSTCTLQVEQRYAERIEIVGEPIMYTTRISRFRALVLDQFGQPLQGSKLRWSSSNPQVAAVSTAGIVRALTPGSSDIVAEADGIRASVTTKVHKQISRVVTLRYEREDQRYEGWDVWVWGTGMKDGAVPLERVGNAAEARFRVAAGLHHLGLIIRLNEWEAKDTCGDRYVDIVPEDGDVQIIVRSGSDQMQVIRATAEEKQDSA, translated from the coding sequence ATGCCGGAATGGACATCTTTTCGTTATGATGGCAACGATCTTGGCTTAACATATACTCGTGCTGCTAGTTTTTTAAAACTGTGGGCACCAACGGTACAACAGGTTTCACTACTCCTTTTTGAAGATGCTGGGATCTATGATGCAAAGGGAAAAGTAACTGAACATACAGATGGTCAAGAGTATTTAATGGCTCGAGAGGCAGATGGAATATGGAGCTTGAGTCTTGAAGGGAATTGGGCGGGCTATTATTACATGTATCAGGTCACTCACGCCGATGAACGCATAGAAGTGGTGGCTGATCCTTATGCTCGGGCTGTGTCTGCTAACGGACAGCGGACAGCAATTATTGATCTAGAGGATACACACCCAATGGATTGGGAGCAGGATGTGAAGCCTACTTTTCTGCACCCGGTAGATGCCGTGATCTATGAATTACATGTACGAGACTTTTCATCAGATCCACATGCCAACATTCCGTATAAGGGGAAGTATCTTGCATTTACGGCTTCGGGACTGACGGACAATGCGGGCAATTCCATCGGCGTGGATCACCTTGCTGAATTAGGCGTTACACATGTACACCTGCTGCCTATAGCCGATTATCAGACGGTCAATGAATTGCTTACTTCCGAAGTTACTCCGGGGGCTAGGGTTCCGTATAATTGGGGATATGACCCACAGCATTATAATGTACCTGAAGGTTCTTATGCGACTGATCCGCATGATCCAGCAGTTCGGATTAGGGAGTTCAAGTCCTTGGTACAGTCGCTACATCGGCAAGGGATACGTGTGGTCCTTGATGTCGTATACAATCATACGTATAGCGTAGAGGAAGGCCCGTTCGAACGCATCGTACCTGGATATTTCTATCGTCATCATGGGGATGGTACGCTTAGCAACGGATCAGGCGTGGGGAATGAGCTGGCTACCGAGCGTCCTATGGTGCGAAAATATATCGTAGATTCTCTTTTATACTGGGCAGAAGAGTATCATATCGATGGTTTTCGTTTTGATCTCATGGGACTGATTGATACAGAAACGATGAATGAATTAACACGTGAGCTACGAGAGCATATCGACCCGTCGATGTTAATTTACGGTGAACCTTGGACGGGAGGAGACTCACCGTTAGAGCGAAAAACACTTAAAGGAACGCAGCGGGGTCAGGGGTTTGCCGTGTTCAATGATCATTTTCGCAGTGCCATTAAAGGGGATAGTGACGCAGCGGGTACCGGATTTGCCACCGGGGCTGCTGGAAAAGAGTATGATCTGATCACAGGAGTAGCGGGAGCATTGGATGATTTTACATCATCTCCTATAGAAACGGTCAACTATGTAACGGCTCATGATAACCTCAATTTATGGGACAAAATCGCAACCACGATGAACCTCCGTCATGAACTTGGTTTTCCGACGTGGAAAGATGGTCAGCCTGTAGAAGGTGGCAGTGCCGAATCTGCGGTAAAAGCAGCTGCCCCCTACCGATATATTGATGAGAATCATGTCCTGGATCATGAGATGGTTCGTCGCTCCTTGTTAGCGTCAGGTATTCTATTGACCTCTCAGGGCATTCCTTTTCTGCATGCTGGGGATGAAATGCTCCGTTCCAAAGCAGGGGATCAGAACAGCTATCGTAGCGGAGATGCGGTTAATACGATTACTTGGGCTAATAAAGTAAGGTTCCGTCCTGTGTTTGATTATTATCGTGGATTAATTCATCTACGTCGTACACATCCGGCTTTTCGCATGATCGAAGCCCAGCAGGTACGAAATCATCTGCGCATAATGCGTGCTGAAGGCCACGTCGTTGTTTTTATGCTCCACGATGGAGCGAATCAAGATACGTGGAATCAGATCATCGTTATATATAACGGCTCCGCTAATCAGCAGCAGGTTCATCTGCCGGAAGGAAACTGGCATGTTGTGGTGGATGATCAACATGCGGGTACGGAGCCAATCACAACCGTTAATACAACCGTCTCTGTTGAGCGGTGGTCGCTGATGGTGCTATATGATACAGAGCGTGCATGTGTTGCAGAACCAGCCGTGATTGAGATTAATAGTCCACGCCAGGTGTACAGTCCTGGGGAGACAGCAGAGCTAAGAGCCATCGTGAGGGATCTTCTAGGCAATGTTGTGGAGAACACAGCGGTACGGTGGACTTCTTCTAATCCTGATGTGATGCGTATCCAGCCTGATGGTGCAATCCAGGCCGTGCAGACAGGAGAAGTATCCATCACTGTTCATTCTGGCGAACTTACCTCGACCTGTACATTGCAGGTGGAGCAACGTTATGCTGAGCGAATTGAGATCGTGGGTGAGCCGATTATGTACACCACGCGCATTAGCCGTTTTCGAGCATTGGTGCTGGATCAATTTGGGCAACCGCTTCAAGGAAGCAAACTTCGTTGGAGTTCATCGAATCCACAAGTAGCGGCAGTTAGTACTGCTGGCATTGTACGTGCGCTAACGCCTGGATCAAGCGACATCGTTGCAGAGGCTGATGGCATTCGTGCCTCGGTGACGACAAAGGTGCATAAGCAAATTTCACGCGTTGTTACCCTTCGATATGAACGAGAGGATCAGCGCTATGAAGGATGGGATGTATGGGTCTGGGGCACAGGTATGAAAGATGGAGCTGTTCCTCTAGAACGTGTAGGAAATGCGGCAGAAGCTAGATTCCGTGTTGCCGCAGGTCTGCATCATCTTGGCTTGATCATACGATTGAACGAGTGGGAGGCCAAAGATACGTGCGGAGACCGCTATGTGGATATCGTGCCTGAAGATGGAGATGTGCAAATTATCGTGCGCAGTGGGTCAGATCAGATGCAGGTTATTCGGGCAACGGCTGAAGAAAAACAGGATAGTGCATAA
- a CDS encoding HIRAN domain-containing protein, which produces MSKELFTAMYGMEHYHGVGALHVGDMLFLVKDPDNRRDQHAIKVVMPPIGTVGYIVNDPHLIPHGCWSGSDFYDIFSQQTCAKVRFAMKDMIIVELIEIVQVPVPHMDTFITGWQSREKA; this is translated from the coding sequence ATGAGTAAAGAGTTATTTACAGCCATGTATGGGATGGAACACTATCACGGTGTTGGAGCTTTACATGTAGGAGACATGTTGTTTCTGGTCAAAGATCCTGATAATCGTAGGGATCAACACGCAATCAAGGTTGTCATGCCACCAATTGGAACCGTAGGATATATTGTTAACGATCCGCATCTAATTCCTCACGGCTGTTGGAGCGGTTCAGACTTCTATGATATCTTCAGTCAACAGACTTGCGCTAAGGTAAGATTTGCGATGAAGGATATGATAATCGTTGAGCTAATCGAGATTGTGCAGGTACCCGTTCCACACATGGATACCTTTATAACAGGCTGGCAATCACGTGAAAAGGCTTGA